The Limnochordia bacterium nucleotide sequence TTATGAAAGTACTTTCGACATTTCATACCAAGACTCCTGCCGTAGATATAACTATTCGACAGACTATCGCATACACGCAGGAATACACTAATCCTTGTCGAATACTCACAGTGACGAAACCACTTTCATGAATAGGGAGGTATCCCCATGTCGGGATGGACAAATCTGCGTGAACTGTTTTTCGCAGAATGCCAACAGCGTATCGAAGAAGGCTGCAGCAAACAGAGCGTACAGAAGCTCAAACAACAGGTAGAGGAGCTACCCGAGGACGCACCGGCAACCTTGATCTTACCAGTTTACGAAGAACTAATGAAATTTGACATCGCCCCGGACTTCCCCTATGAGGAGCCTAACGATCTTGAAGAGATAGAGAAACTACGTCCCCAAGGGCGCCAAACACTAAAGACATCCATCGGCCAGGACCATCTGTATAACAAAATACACGGAGCTTGGTTAGGTCGGTGCATTGGCTGTGCCTTAGGCAGGCCCCTAGAGACCCACCTCTTCATGTCAGGCCATGATCAACAACCCGGGTGGGTATTTGTTAAAGACTACTTGCTCGGCGCCAACGCATGGCCCCTAGATTTCTATGTTCCGGGTAGTTCAACCAGTGAGGTCGGCAAGGTATACAATAAAGGGAGTACGAAAGAACACATCGCGTTTATGGAGAGTGACGATGATATCCGCTACACAGTGATTGGTCTTAAGCTTATTAAGAATTACCGCGGAGATTTCACCACATCCGATGTGGGACGCACTTGGTTATGGACCTTACCATATATCCATGTATGTACTGCGGAACGCCAAGCTTACCGGAACATGGTGATCAAGATGCGGGGGCACGATCACTTTTCTCCCGCTGATCTGGTCTTTATCCGCAGGAATTTGAACCCCTATCGGGAATGGATTGGGGCTCAGATCAGAGCAGATGCCTTTGGCTACGCATGCCCAGGAAACCCCGAACTTGCCGCAAAGCTGGCCTATCGCGATGCCATCCTGTCCCATGAAAAGAATGGTGTCTACGGTGAAATGTTCATCGCGGCAGTAATATCTGCCGCCTTAGTTTTGGATGGCAAAACTGGTGATATAGAGAAAGCACTTCGTATTGGCTTATCCAAAATACCTCGTACCTCTCGCCTTTACGAAAGCATTGAACGGGCCATGGCTTTAGCAACAGAGGTGGAAACACAAGAAGAACTCTTTGAAATGCTCTGGAACTCTTTTGGTCACTACAACCCCGTGCACACAATCAACAATGCTGCCTTATGTACTGCCGCCCTTCTCTTCGGTCAGGATGATTTCGAAAAAGCAGTAACGACAGCTGTAGCCTGTGGCTGGGACACGGATTGCAATGGCGCAACCGTTGGCTCCATATGGGGAGCCCTCTATGGTGAGGATGCAATTCCATCAAAATGGAAGGAGCCCTTAAACGATACACTCTATTCAGGGATCGTGGATTTCCACCCGATCAGGATCTCTGAGTGTGCTAGGCAAAGCTTTGAAAGTCGTCTCTGGTTAATTGAATAGACTCTACTGCAAAGGAGGAGCCTTCAGGCTCTGGCTAACTAGGATTCCCCCGGGTTCTACCGGGGGAATCTACAGATTCTACTTATTCCCAAGGATAGATCCAACGACTACGCCACAAGCTGCACCGATCACTAAGCTAAGGGCGATATTCGTCTCAAATAAAAGACCAACAACTAGACCTAGCCCTGCTCCAATCCCGATAGCACCACCGACAACTCCCCATTTGCACTGACCCGACAAAGCCGTCCACCCCCGTCGTTAAGGATATGCATCCTCAGCACGATCTGCTTTATGTACAACATCACACATCGACAGCTGCGGCCACATCGGGCAACGTACCAACATGTTGGTCTCGTTCCGCATAGGTCGGCACGTAGGTTGGAACAAGCTCCTGGATAGCTTTCCGGATCACCTCGGGCGGTGCCGACTGCCTAATAATATCGTCAAGAACAGTCAACTTTGCTCGTAAGCTGTTCATATCGACGTCCTGCAACTTGGCCACAAAGACCTTCTCATGCTTGGTGCTTTCGGTATTCTCCTCATCGGTGAGGATCTCTTCATACAGTTTCTCGCCCGGTCTGGTACCAATGATCTTAATCTCAATATCCCGACCAACCTGTAACCCAGATAGATGGATCAAGTCCTGGGCCAAATCCATAATCTTCACAGGGCTGCCCATATCGAGGACAAATACCTCTCCCCCGTGACCAAGCACCCCGGCTTGGATTACCAGTTGACATGCTTCAGGGATCGTCATGAAGTACCTAGTCATTTCTGGGTGGGTTACCGTTACCGGGCCGCCCTTGGCGATCTGCTGTCTAAACAGTGGCACCACCGAACCACAGCTACCTAAAACATTGCCAAATCGAACAGCGACAAACTCTGTGTTACTCAGGTGGTTGGCTGCTTGCACAATCATCTCCGCAATCCGCTTCGTCGCGCCCATGACACTTGTGGGGTTAATCGCCTTATCTGTTGAAATCATCACAAATCGTTTGACTCGGTACCTAATCGCGGCCTGCACCACATTGTATGTGCCAAACACATTATTCTTGATCGCTTCCTCCGGGTGTTCTTCCATAAGAGGAACATGCTTGTGGGCTGCTGCATGGTAAACAACACTCGGACGATATTGGGCGAACACCGCCTCCAGCTTTTTCTCATCGCGGATGCTACCCACCACCGTGACCAAGGTAAGGTGTGGGAATTCATCGTTCAGATCATGCTGAATCTGGTAGAGGTTATTCTCACTAATGTCAAACAAGACCAATGAAGAAGGTTCAAAGCGCGCAACTTGCCGAGCTAGTTCAGAACCGATTGAACCGCCCCCTCCAGTAATGAGCACAGTCTTATGGGCTAAGTGACCACGGATATGATCTTGGTCTATGCGGATCGGTTCTCTGCGCAACAGATCCTCTAATTGTACTTCCCGTAACGTGCCTAAGTCCACCTTGCCGTTAAGTATCTCATAAATGCCGGGTACAATCTGGATCTGTGTTCCCGTTCTATCACAGTAGGACATGATCCGTTTGATACTACTTCCCGAGGCCGAAGGAACCGCGATAATGATCTCATCGATCCGGTAATTAGCAACTAATTCAGGCACTTGGTCTATCGAGCCGAGCACCTTACTACCTCGGACATACCGGCCGAGTTTTCCCGGGTCGTCATCGGCAAAACCGATCACCTTCTTACCCAGTTCCTTATGGTTACTTATTTCTTGGGCAACCAAAGCCCCGGCATCTCCCGCACCGACGATCAGAATCTTCTTTTGCCCATCTGGTTCAGCAACCACCCTACTGGTATATTCCTTGTAGACCCGTACGGCCAAACGAAGACCACCCAACAAGACTATCGTCACAAACCAGTTTATC carries:
- a CDS encoding ADP-ribosylglycohydrolase family protein, with the protein product MSGWTNLRELFFAECQQRIEEGCSKQSVQKLKQQVEELPEDAPATLILPVYEELMKFDIAPDFPYEEPNDLEEIEKLRPQGRQTLKTSIGQDHLYNKIHGAWLGRCIGCALGRPLETHLFMSGHDQQPGWVFVKDYLLGANAWPLDFYVPGSSTSEVGKVYNKGSTKEHIAFMESDDDIRYTVIGLKLIKNYRGDFTTSDVGRTWLWTLPYIHVCTAERQAYRNMVIKMRGHDHFSPADLVFIRRNLNPYREWIGAQIRADAFGYACPGNPELAAKLAYRDAILSHEKNGVYGEMFIAAVISAALVLDGKTGDIEKALRIGLSKIPRTSRLYESIERAMALATEVETQEELFEMLWNSFGHYNPVHTINNAALCTAALLFGQDDFEKAVTTAVACGWDTDCNGATVGSIWGALYGEDAIPSKWKEPLNDTLYSGIVDFHPIRISECARQSFESRLWLIE
- a CDS encoding polysaccharide biosynthesis protein, producing the protein MIFNKRKFVLMVLDVIMVNFSLLFSIILHYGQGAFGIIGELSVTHYVVVSALSLIVFGACRMYSGVWRYASTQELISMGIAVTIGTGATMLFSSVNTARTLAKSVFAINWFVTIVLLGGLRLAVRVYKEYTSRVVAEPDGQKKILIVGAGDAGALVAQEISNHKELGKKVIGFADDDPGKLGRYVRGSKVLGSIDQVPELVANYRIDEIIIAVPSASGSSIKRIMSYCDRTGTQIQIVPGIYEILNGKVDLGTLREVQLEDLLRREPIRIDQDHIRGHLAHKTVLITGGGGSIGSELARQVARFEPSSLVLFDISENNLYQIQHDLNDEFPHLTLVTVVGSIRDEKKLEAVFAQYRPSVVYHAAAHKHVPLMEEHPEEAIKNNVFGTYNVVQAAIRYRVKRFVMISTDKAINPTSVMGATKRIAEMIVQAANHLSNTEFVAVRFGNVLGSCGSVVPLFRQQIAKGGPVTVTHPEMTRYFMTIPEACQLVIQAGVLGHGGEVFVLDMGSPVKIMDLAQDLIHLSGLQVGRDIEIKIIGTRPGEKLYEEILTDEENTESTKHEKVFVAKLQDVDMNSLRAKLTVLDDIIRQSAPPEVIRKAIQELVPTYVPTYAERDQHVGTLPDVAAAVDV